AATATCATTAAGAACACAAGCAGACCTCAAGAATTGGACCTTTACTGAAAAGTTAAGAGATTTCCATAATGCTCCTAGCATTTTGAGCTTCTGGCAGATTTCTTCCTTAATGCTTCCTCAAATACCCAAAGTACCTTCTCATATAACTTCCACAATATCACTACATTTAGGTTATACTAACTAATGTTTGGTGAGCATTCAAAAGTAAGACTTTGTAAGACAGGTTTCTTTCAATCTCTAATACATCCTTACTTTATTTTTATGCCCTCAGAGTCTGATAATTTTGTGATTTCATGATAAACTGAGTCCCTGTCCAAATCCATTGTATTAGTCATCTTACTGAGCCTGAACATGCATGCAGAATCTGTAGAGAGAGCATACGTACTTGACAAACATCCTAATCAAATTCATGTCACTTTACCAAAGCCATCAATCCCTTCATTAATGTCTTGTGACCAACACAGAGCATTTAAGTCTCTATATCTACACCATCAGATACTCTTTGATTACAGTACAGAGTAttcaaactgtttaaaaaactatgaaaaaaaaaaagctcttgctATCATATCTGCAGaaggtccacctcagagctccAGAAGAAATCTCATGCTCTGACAAGAAGGCAGTAATGGAGTGGATTTTTGGACTTAATCTTAAAAAAGGCTGTTTCAAGTGTCCCACTTCAGTTCCACTATgatttttgctgtttaaaatCCCTCTCCTCTTGGCTTTCATCTATATATTATATTTACATCACCTTTGCTACatagtgtagtggttttgcctgggcaaagtttttggtagtggggcagctacaggggtggtttctttaaacaaatatccaccagaagcttcccctgtggcTGACAGGGCTAACGTGAGTCAATTCTAAGATAGACCccgcagctgaccaaggcctggccaattagtaactgaggtaatgcctatgtgaataacgtatttaagaaagggaagaagttgctgggcagttgctaaactgcagcagcaacagggagtgagaatgaaaacatctccgcaaACATCAAGGTCAGCGGAGAAAGAGGGGGAGGACAGTGCTTAGatcctggaagaaagactcccctgtggtgaagaccatgctgaggcagctgtcccTCTACAGTTCAttgaggccactggggagcagagatccactcgtagcccatggaggaccccacggtggagtgggtggatgcctgaaggaggctgtgactctgtgggaagctcaccctggaacaagttcctggcaggacctgggagtccatggggagagaggagcccatgccacaGAGCAGGTTTGCAGTCCTGTAAGGGACTCACACtgaagcagtctgttcctgaaggacagTTCTCCTGGTAGATGACCCATATCggggcagggtgtgaagagctgcccctgtgagaggccccatgctggagcagtttgtgaggagctgcagcccatgggaaggacccatgctggagaagttcatgagagactgtttcccatgggagggaccccacagtgtagcagtgggaagtgtgaggaggcctctccctgagaagatgcagcagcaaagtctgtctgtaatgaactgaccgcaacccccatcccctgtgccactagggtggaaggaagaagagtcccggggggttggggggggggaggtgtttaagatttgtttttatttctcatctccctgttcttaatAGTTAATTAATAaagcaaacctttttctccccaagttgactCTGTTTTCCTCGTGACACTAATTGCTAagtgatctccctgttcttatcttGATACACAAATcgcttgttatttttttttcccctctctcacctgtccagtttaggaaggggagtgatacTACCATTCAGTGGGTagctggcacccagccagggctaaaccatcaTACATagtaaacttttcttttttactctttcttaaCTGCatataattgaaaaaaacctcaaattaATCTCTTTCTGAATGATCCAATTCAAATTAACTCCTGACAGTTCCTACTCCCTCTCCCTACTTCAGACATCAAAAGAAGCTGCTCTTACTTATTCATTCTTCTACAATGTACACCTATGAACTATTTACTTAATCTTCATATTCCTTGTAAGCTCATCAACTTAACAATGTCCTCCCCTCCTGCCTACTTCTTAACTGTGCTAAgtaaatgggggaaaaaaaaggtgtttttcagGCACATCAGCAGCGAAaagaagattagggagaatgtgggcctgctgatGATCACACGAGGTGCCCTAGTGACAGACAGGGCAGAAAAttctgaactactgaatgccttctttgcttcagtctttacagccaaggccggccctcagGAAGCTCAGTCCAataaggatagtaggatggcctggacagcagaggactttccctgggtggaagaggttaaagacttgttggccaaacttaacactcataagtcaatgggtcctgatgggatatattccaagagtgctgagggagctggctgatgtggttgctaagctgctctccatcatttttgaacattcactgaggacaggagaggttcctgaggactggagaaaggccaatgtcactccagtcttcaaaaagggcaaggacaacaacccaggaaactacaggcaggtcagcctcacctccatccctggaaaggtgatggaacaactcatcctgaatgttgtcactaaacatatgaaggaaaagatggttatgaGAGGGAGTCAATgtagattcaccaaggggaaattctgtttgaccgACCTGAGAGTCTTCTACgggggcataactggctggctagatgaggagagagaagcagatgtcatctaccttgacttcaggaaggcttttgacaccgtctcccatcacagcctcatcagaaagctcagggagagtgggctggatgagtggacagtgaggtggatcaagagctggctgaatgacagaaatcCAGAgtgtggtgatcaatggcatggaatcacattggaggcctgtggacaGTGCAGTTTCACAGGGATCAGTTTTAAGGCTAAtgttgttcaacatcttcatcaacgatctggatgaggggacagtatATCCTCAGCAActttgctgatgacactaaactgcaCCTAGGCAGGAATAatcccacacaccagtacaggctggggattgacttgctatagagcagctctgcagatagAGACCTCGGAGTCCTGGGTGTTAATAAACttaccatgagccagcaatgtgccctcatggtcaagaaggccaatggcatcctgggatgcatcaagaagagtgtggccagcaggtcgaggaaggttctgctcccattctactctgccctggtgaggccccatctaaagtcctgtgtccagttctgggctctcagcttaagagggacagggcacttctggagagagtccagcacagggccaccatgatgatcaggggactggaatatcttccttatgaggaaaggctgcaggaactggggctgtttagtctggagaagagaagactgagagggttcttattaatatttagaagtataaaaatggtggatgtcaggaggttggggcatctcttttttctgttgtgtctggtgacaagacaaggggtaatgggatgaagctggaacataaaaagttccatttaaacataaggaaaaactatttcactgttcaggtgagggagccctggcacaggctgcccagagaggttgtggagtctccttccttggaggtctgcctggatgtgttcttgtgtgacctgacctgGGTAGACCTGGTTTGGCAGGGAGGTTAGactaggtcccttccaagccctaccattctatgattctactgcctacaagaaatagaataaaaagcaaaaatagagcaggatggtgagaaaaatacaaccagcactttaaaatctccctcccctatccctcctttcttcccagaccCAGCTcacgatatctctacctcctcccccctcaacagcatATGGGGTtcgggaatggggaatgtggtcagtctctcacagacaGTCTCTGCCAGTTCTCTCTTCTCAGCAGAGGATagctccttgcattcttcctctgATCCAATTGgaggtccttcccatgggacacagtccttaacaaacttttctggtgtgagttgttcccaacagctacagcttctgctcacaatctcctccagcatgggactcctctgcagccagcagcattccaggcaccttctgctgcaatgctgccctcccacaaactcacggcctcctctgggcatagtcactgcccctagcATGGAGTCCTCTACACACTGCCAACAGATCTGTGCTTCACCATGCCTCTCCACAGTATGCAgagggtctctgctccagcacacctcctcctctctttccttgctgACCTTAGGGTCCGCATggtcatttctctctcctccaactccttgcagCACtaccagccagaaaaaaaaaggaaaaacaaaaagaagaaacaggaagaaccctccttttccagcttcttcttaaaaaatgattgtGGAGCAGTGTAAGTGGCTCAGCCacagaagtgagtctgactcgGAGCCAGGGAAAGttctgagcaacttcttacagaagccacctTTACAGGTCCTTCCTCATTACCAGAAagagctccacacaaacccatgacaatcATTCATAGCCACATGGAGCAAGAGCAGGAGATAGCAGACCACCTTCCTGATGAGACGTGGCAATCTCTCAGCCACATCTTGGATGTTGGCTCCCAGTAGACAGCACACCTCTCAGGACTCCTTGTCTGATCGACAAATGCTTCTCTCAGTGCCTTTTGGCAGTGAGTCACCCACATTGAGCACCTGTTGCTTGGTGCCTGCTGACTGTTGCCACTGGAACAGTTGGTGGTAGGTTGGTTGTTGAGGTATCTCCATCTGGACCTCAACAAACAATCTCCTAATACAACACGTATTTAGCTGCACCATTCCAGTTGTGAATATCTTCCCCCTACTcctatcatttttctttttttgctgctgtttcaatCTTCGTACCCCGCAATAGCAGTCCAAGCCACTTTATTCTCTTGCTTAAGCTGCTATTGTTATTTATATACACTTAAGCTCTTAGTTATGTGTGCATGCTGTATCTGGCACAATTTTTTTACTAAGCTATTACTATTTACCTGACTTACCCATCCTAACACCTTTCTCCCTAGCGATAATCCACTAATAAATATTATTGCATTTCCTTTTACTTAATTATACTTGGAAAGGAAAATTCCCTTAGTCTTCTTCCCCTCTGTCTCACTTTAACACTTTGCTGAAAAGACTATTTTCTTTACCATTATCCTACCTTAGAGAGggtgctttcatttttcttttcttctctttttcttctccttccccttctcctcttcagAGACTAACTGCAGTCAGCAACTTAACATCCTTACTAACCACCTATACCTCAGCAATGTCATCATTTAATCCCTGTGGGCTGCTAAGGTCACACAACTGCTCAGTCACTCActccccagtgggatgggggcaGAATTGAAAGggcaaaagtgagaaaaatcatgggttgagataaaaacggtttaataagtaaaacaaaatctGTGCACCTAAGTAAAGCAAAATAGGAATCCATTCACTACTCACATCGGCAGATGTTCAGtcatctccaggacagcagggatCCATCACATACAACAGTTATTTGGGAAGATAAACACTATCACTCTGAATATTctgcccctttttctttcttcccccacTTCAACATGCTCAGTGTGACATCATATGGTGTtccctcccaacttcttgtgcatgcccagcccactcactggtggggtggtgtgaggagcagaaaaggccatgatgtgcaagcactgctcagcagtaatgAAAACATGTCTGAATTATCAACATTGTTTTCATtataaatccaaaacatagccccataAAAGCTACCATGCAGAAATTAACACTGTCCCAGATAAAACCAGTGCAATCAGTTTTTTATTCATTCTTTGAATGAATTCctgtatttttgtcttctttaacTAGGGACTGGAGTTATTTCAGGTAAATCTGTCTGCATCTCCCACAACTTAGCACACGTATCTTTGAAAGGTCCCATGAGGAATGTCACATTATCTTTGACACACAATGAGTCAAAATTCACCAAGAATTTATTTATTCACTGCTTTCAAAAACTTTGTCAGTCTCAGGTTCATACCTTCTGCACTGGTTCCCAGGAAATAGCTCATAATTCTATTTTTCAGCATCTGTTCTTATGACAGGACCATCAGTCTTACCAAGGGACTAAAAAGTCCCTCAAATTGCTTGAGTCTTAAAACACACATGCATGGTCAGTCACTTTACAGTTTGCTGTCTTTCTGAAGACCTGTATCTCCATACTGCAGAGTCTTCAGTGTATTGCCATACCTTGAGAGTAACTCTGTACTATTTCTAATGACTTCTTTTCATAGCACCCTCTCCTCAGGATAAATAACAAAAGCCTATGAAGAGCATTTGTCATCTGAAAGTGAGAATCTTGGATTATGTTAGGTTCTTCATacagtttacaaaaaaaaccagatgtGAAGTACAAATTCTTTCAGTGAAAGGTGCCACAACAAGCTGGTTTATAATATATTCATTTACTCTTACAGTATTGTTTTTATTACTCCTGCTGCTACAAATGGAAAAAGACGCACCATATGACAACAAAGGAGGGAAAGATACCACATGACTCACAAAGCACAGCCTGCTGCAACTACGTATCAGCGTGCAAGCCAATGATTTGGCAAATCTCAGACAAAACTCAGATTGCCAAAAGCAGCTTGCTGCAGTTCTTCTGTGTGTTGCAAGCAAACCCGACACTTCTTTGCACGTTCTCCTGTTGTGACTTAATCCCAGACAGCAACTGAGCATCACCCAGCCACTCGCTCGCTCCCCTTTCTACCTGAGTGGGACGGGGAGAACAATGAGGAAAAGAGTAAAACTTGTGTATTGAGATAAGTGCATTTTGCTAactaaaagtaaataaaataagagCAATAGGAACTATATTCATAATTGTAATGGCAAGGAATGTAACAATAACAATGAagataaataaaacacaagggaaaatgaCAAGatatgcacaatgcaattgctcccCACCTGCTGACCTACACCCACTCTACTGTATGGCACatccctttggctagtttgagtcagctgtcctggccacgtTCCCTCACAGCTTCCTGTGCACCCCCAGGTCACTCACTGGCTGCATAGGGGGAGAAGTGGAAAAGGCCTACAAGCACTGCTtggcaataaccaaaacattcctgttatcaacactgttctcagcacaaaaccaatgcacagccctgtaccatgtataaggaagaaaattaattgtatCCTAGTCAACACCAGGGAATCTCCCAATGCGATCACATTAAGATAAGCCGGTAACACACGGAGTTTTACCACACTCCCACTACCAACATCGACAGTGAGCTAACTACAAACAAAGCTCACAGTGCAGTCGGAGCATAACGCGCATACCTGTATCATTTCCATCATCTCCAGCGTGATGATGTCCTTCTCTATCAAATGCTCCAGCAATTCTTTTAAAACCAGCTGTTTTGCCAGCACGACCCGGTTCTTCTTTAGCGCTTCCTGGTGACATCGCTGCATGCCGCAGGCAACCAGCATCCTGGCAGGAGAGGTGAGACCGACGCCCAACTCAAAGGCAGAGCCGTCCTTACCCCTCCCGACCTTCTCCTCAGGACGCAGCACACCGACTGAGTCCGTGGGCAGCCTCCGCCTGACAACGGGCGGAAGAGGCCTCCACCGTACGCGCCAGCGAGGGTCGGCGGAGACGGCGGCGCTCCCGTGGCCGCGGGGCCCTGGCTTCCCCGCCGCAGACCGCGGGCCTCCACGGGGCCCTCTCCCGAAACCAGTTCCCGCCAAacggcccgcgccgcgccgcgcgcGCCCGCCCCTCCCGCCGGGCCCAGCGGTTCGACGCGGTAGGCCGCGGCCTCCCGTCACGTGGGCGAGGCGGGGTCCCGCGCCACGGCCCCGCCTTCCGCGGCAGCGCCGGGCAGCGGCGTGGCGGGGCGGGTGTAGTCTGGCGCGTCAGGGGAACGGGGTGGGTGTTACCTCCAGGTGGGATTAACAGGCACGCCGCTCTCCTTGCGGGTGTACCAGTTCTGCGGGTTGTTATATTTGGGAGTTTTTGTTAGATATACTGCGCAGACAACAAAAAAGGGCTCTGGTACCGCAAACTATTCAAAAGGTAAGGAAGAGAGCGAAGAGGACGTGTAAACACGCAAAAGAtacaaaggggaaaagcaagCGAGCAACTCTCAGCAGAAGCAAGTTTACAGCTCTCGTCATGTAAATCCTTTTATAGTTGTTCCTTGGTGGTCAGGAGTTTCACATCCTAAAACTTAAGCTCCAAGGCCTGAATAACTTATAGGTGCTGAAGGCAAAATCCCGGTGATCACAACTGCTGACACTTTTAGTTGGCTAGTTTTAATCTGTGTCAGTAgcttgagttttttttttttttcccgatTTCTCACAATTCCGTAGACTCAGAAGGTGCCTGGGTTGCCCAGTTTAAAGCCAAAGTTTCTATTCCTGTGTGGTACACCTGTACTGCTTTTTATTGTGGTTTGTTATTTTGTGGTTGCAGATACTTGGGCAAAATGCAATAAATTACTTGGAAAATTTGCTTCTCATGATACTTTTATGAAAGTGATATCAGAGCTGCTTCGTCATTAATGACGTAATAAAATcgtagattcatagaatggaagggacctttagagatgatctagtccaacccccctgcagaagcaggttcacctagatcaggttgcataggaacatgtccaggtgggtcttgaagacctccaaggaaggagactccacaaccctgctgggcagcctgtgccagggctccctcaccttcacagtaaaatagttttttcttatattaattggaactttttatgttccagcttcatcccattactccttgctagaaaaaagagatgtcccaacctcatgACATCACAGTGGTTCAACTGTAGATTTAGAAATGGAACtaacttctctgctttttctaaGCCAAGATTACCAAGCAGAATGCAAGGAAAAGCACGGCTTTGTggagtgttttgtttggaagaaaaaaaacaatgatgCCACCAAGTATTTTAATGCAGTcccatttatttaaaaacaacataaaagcttttctttttttctttgaactgTAGAGAATCAAAcattaagaaataatttatttacatCTAGCTTATGGTTTGATGGTTCCTCATATGAATTAAAGGTGATGCAGTCATATGAGACAAGGCTGTGGTGATCACTGCTCTCCTTTGTAGGAGATTTGAactactgttttattttttaatctggaCATTCACCAGACATGAATGTCTCCTTGCATGCTGCAAACTGCTTTAATGCTGCAGAGCTTATGAGTTTAActtgcttattttaaaagacCACACAGCATCACTAATCAGTGAGAGCTAGAACCGGGCTCAAACTTAGAGTCGTCGTGATGATGTCCTCATGTTCCTCTGGAGTGCTACGCTCAGATTCTCTCCACTGCCGCTATAGCCTTGGCAGACAGACTAGCCCTTTACAGAATCCAGACAGAAGCTTCTGGTGCAAGGCATTGTTACAGAGAACTGGGGAAGTGTTGAACTTTCTCTGCAAATGCTTGCTATGATGACAATAAACTAGCTCAAGCTGTAGTACAATCTTGTCTCTTCTGGTTCACTCTCCTCCTCCATAAAGGTGTATCTTCAGTTTGAGAATTGTTGCCATATATAAAACAACTTTCCTCACAGTGGTTTTATCTCCCAAGACAAAACATTGTGGTATTgcatagttttattttttgtgcaAAAAATATTCTAGTGGCATCAGAAGCTGTGTCTATAGTTCAGCTCTGCTTCAAAGAATGGTGAGACAAACTTTCAGGTGGAAAAATCTCAGCTCTTTCACCTTCCCTCTAGGAGCATCCTGTACTGGGGTGAGAGTTTGGTTCTGCATTCATGGAAGGTGCAATTAAAACAGAGGGTTGGAAAGCATCTTCAAAGACCTCATCATTGATGGCACTCTCATAAGCAGGTGGTGGAGTGAGTGGCTCCAGTGGCTCAAGCCCGATGTCAGTGTCTTTCATTTCATGGATATCTGAAACAAAGCGCTGCAGTCTTGGGGGCAGGACCAGCTGCAACTGCATTCTGGAGCCAGTGTCTGTCTCGGAGGTGTGCATTGTGTCCGATACCACTGACACCCTGAGAGCTTCCACCATAATCTCTTCTTGGGCAGATGATGCAATAACTACGTTGTAAGGAGGAGGCTCATTCAGTGGTGAAGGCACTAAGCCTGGATTGGATGCAATTGTCCATATTGCTGGAACTGACATGCTCATCACCTCCTCATAGGTAGGTGCTTCATAAGCAGCATTCACCCTACGCACAAAGAGAAGAATGGCAGTTTGACTGGTTATTTTACTGCTTAGTTTAGGCAGAGGCAGGTAGTCTGGTAATGTACCACAAGGACTATGCTACAATCAATATGCTACAATCAGATGGGACTGAGACAGGATATCTCATGTGGTATCTGTGTATGTGATATTCTGCCACTGGATCACTTGTCCAGACAACCCAATGTCCTGCTTCCTGGTCTAGAGAATGGCTCATCTGCCCATTTTTCCACTGCCCCCAGCGTAAGTGAAGAAACCCCCACTGTTCAGTTCAGTGTCCctcttttaaaatcttctaCCAGTTAAAATTTCTCATGAAGAATTACAAACCACTAATTATTTATTGGAATAAAACAGGATGTGGCCTTTCAATATATTAGCTCAATCTTCATCTATTTTTAAGAAGTAAAGGAAATTAAGTATTATAATTTAGTTTAAACCAGGGCTAACTATTCTGTGTTAAAAAGAGTATCTATGGAGAAAAATGTTGctttagaaacattttcctttttaggtcattttttaaataaacatactatttttttttctagtattcAGAACCTTTAAAAATCAGAGTTTGTTAATGTAAAGTTGAGTTTTTAAGACTGGAAACACACCCAGTTACTGGTTCCTTTTTAAAAGATTGCCGAGAAACAGTTGCTTTGAAGATAAGGTTTATAGAGCTAAACCCAGCTAAGATTCAGTATTGCTTcaacatttttatctttttccttgtcTGAGTCATTGTTTGGCAAGACTTAACTACTTAGGCAAAGTAAAACTGGGCCTGGATCTGTTTAACTTTGGAAATTGTTACTGTATCAGTTcctggtaaaaaaaatatatattggaCAAGGTACAGGACTTGCATGGTATAGACATTTGCAACCTCCACCTGAAGGAAAACAACCTAAGAAAACCTCTAGTGTTCTGAAATGAAGTCTGTGCTTGGTGCCCTAGgggaagagcagaaaacaaTATGGGAAATGGCTATGACTGAGGAGAGTGTTAAAGTAAGAGGAATAATGAGGTTGCAGCTTACCCTGCTTCACTTTGCCTGTTTGGAGGTATCTCATTTGCATCATCTCGGTGCTGATTCCTCAGGTAACACTCAACAAACGCAGTCAGCAAATAGCCAATCAGGCACACTCCCCCTACCCCTAGAAAGAAATAGCCTACTGGATTGATGTTAGATGAAATAGCCAGCATGGTGACTCCAATGAGAAGAGTAGCAGTGAAAAGAAGCAACAAGGCTTGGCGGATGTTCTTCCAGTGTGTCTCTAACCACATGGTAGTATAGATGGTGGTAGCAGATAGTCCAGAACAGATGAGCAGTTAAGGGGACAGACATCTGTGGAAGATGGAATAGTTTTTTCAACATGAAACATGAGCATACAAACACGCTATCAGTATCATGGCTGAAACCAGAACATATATAGACAAGTACATGCCATCATGAGAATACACAGCTATGCAACATACACATTGAGCCTGAGAAATCTGAGCATAAATGCATGCCAATGTAAATACATTAGAATTTCTTATGTGAAAGCATAGTGAATAGTGGCTATGCTTGGACACAGTTGCAAGGAGTAAAATGCATAAATAGACCATCAGGACTTATCTAAAATGATCTAGCTTCTTAATGTGCTTTTGCACACTAAATGTGTTCCCTTGTTACAGCAAAAATAGTTAAATGTATTCATACAAATGCCAGAAAACGAAGCACATTCTTTTTCAGTAAATACTTACCAGAGGGAGGTTTTGGTAGGTAGGCGCAGTCATGTTTTAACTTCTGTCTTCATCACAAAGGAAAATGTGCAAGCTCTTTTGTCCCCACACCTTCCTGTTCTGACTTGAGGATAGGTTATTAGTAAAAACTCTCCCTCCTCTTGAGTTTTCTTGCAGGGAGACAgccaagatttcttttttaactaaAAAGCAGAAACTAGTCAATAAAGGAGGTACCAAACACTGGGAAACTAGAACCTTGTTTTTCCAGGTTCTGAATCCACAGCAATTTCTAGACGATCACACACCTTCTGCCCTTTTGCAGCTCTTTTAGGTCTGTCCTACAAAAGCAGGAAACTCAGGAAAGGGGGCGGAGTGAGC
Above is a window of Colius striatus isolate bColStr4 chromosome 1, bColStr4.1.hap1, whole genome shotgun sequence DNA encoding:
- the TMEM139 gene encoding transmembrane protein 139 gives rise to the protein MWLETHWKNIRQALLLLFTATLLIGVTMLAISSNINPVGYFFLGVGGVCLIGYLLTAFVECYLRNQHRDDANEIPPNRQSEAGVNAAYEAPTYEEVMSMSVPAIWTIASNPGLVPSPLNEPPPYNVVIASSAQEEIMVEALRVSVVSDTMHTSETDTGSRMQLQLVLPPRLQRFVSDIHEMKDTDIGLEPLEPLTPPPAYESAINDEVFEDAFQPSVLIAPSMNAEPNSHPSTGCS